In Bacillus sp. Cs-700, one genomic interval encodes:
- a CDS encoding M4 family metallopeptidase, which produces MFAPSSTFAAADTNMNKETGTPSFVSGKLTKASSQNPNEVLFDYLNDQKSMYKFSGSSAQDAFQIISKEKDDLGFTVFRLQQLHEGTPVYGSTQTAHVDESGVLTAVSGTVIPDLGSKKELKKATKFKKQDAIKKAEKDLGFSPTYEQKPESNLVVYAEGESATYAYHVTLNFLSPEPGNWQYIIDATSGEVLTSFNALHEAKKEGVGKPGGGGAITGTIQTASGTGVLGDQKTFNTLLSSSTYYLKDTTRGGGIFTYDAANRTKLPGSLWADADNAFNASYDAAAVDAHYYAGATYDYYKDVFNRDSYDGNGAPLESTVHYGRNYNNAFWNGSQMVYGDGDGSTFVSLSGGEDVVAHELTHAVTDTTADLIYQNESGALNESMSDVFGTLVEYHDNNNPDWLIGEDIYTPGTSGDALRSMSDPAKFGDPDHYSVRYTGTQDNGGVHINSGIMNKAAYLLSEGGTFYGVSVSGIGKDKLGAIYYRTLTQYLTASSNFSQMRAAAVQAATDLYGSGSSEVQSVKQAFNAVGVQ; this is translated from the coding sequence ATGTTTGCTCCATCCTCAACATTCGCGGCAGCTGATACGAATATGAATAAAGAAACTGGGACGCCATCTTTTGTTTCCGGGAAATTAACAAAAGCAAGTTCTCAAAATCCCAATGAAGTGTTATTCGATTACTTAAATGACCAGAAAAGCATGTACAAATTTAGTGGATCGTCAGCACAGGACGCCTTTCAAATCATTTCTAAAGAAAAAGACGACCTTGGCTTCACGGTCTTTCGTTTACAGCAGCTTCATGAAGGAACACCGGTTTACGGCTCCACTCAAACCGCACACGTTGATGAAAGCGGCGTCTTAACTGCTGTATCCGGTACAGTTATTCCGGACCTTGGATCGAAGAAAGAGCTTAAAAAAGCAACAAAATTCAAGAAACAGGATGCTATTAAAAAAGCAGAAAAAGATCTAGGATTCTCTCCAACTTACGAACAGAAACCTGAATCAAACCTTGTCGTTTATGCAGAGGGAGAATCTGCGACATATGCTTACCACGTCACATTAAACTTCCTTTCACCTGAACCAGGGAACTGGCAGTACATAATTGACGCAACAAGTGGTGAAGTACTAACAAGTTTTAACGCGCTTCACGAAGCTAAAAAAGAAGGTGTTGGTAAGCCGGGCGGCGGTGGCGCGATCACCGGAACAATTCAAACAGCGAGTGGAACCGGCGTTCTTGGTGACCAAAAGACGTTCAATACGCTTCTTTCTTCCTCAACTTATTATTTAAAGGATACAACGAGAGGCGGCGGTATTTTCACGTATGACGCAGCTAATCGGACTAAGCTTCCGGGTTCGTTATGGGCTGATGCGGATAACGCCTTCAACGCAAGCTATGATGCGGCAGCTGTCGACGCTCACTACTATGCAGGCGCAACGTATGATTATTATAAAGATGTATTCAACCGCGATAGTTATGACGGAAATGGGGCACCACTAGAATCTACCGTACATTATGGTCGTAACTACAATAATGCGTTCTGGAACGGTAGCCAAATGGTCTATGGTGATGGAGACGGCTCCACGTTCGTATCTCTTTCTGGCGGTGAAGATGTTGTAGCACATGAATTAACACACGCTGTTACAGATACGACAGCGGATCTTATTTATCAAAATGAATCAGGAGCGCTGAACGAATCAATGTCCGACGTGTTCGGAACACTTGTGGAATATCATGATAATAATAATCCTGACTGGTTAATTGGCGAAGACATTTATACACCAGGAACTTCTGGAGACGCTCTTCGTTCGATGTCTGATCCTGCGAAGTTTGGCGATCCTGATCATTACTCTGTACGCTATACAGGTACACAGGATAACGGTGGAGTTCATATTAATAGCGGAATTATGAATAAAGCAGCTTATCTTCTAAGTGAAGGTGGTACATTCTACGGAGTAAGCGTATCTGGAATTGGGAAAGACAAGCTTGGCGCCATTTACTATCGTACGCTAACGCAATATCTAACCGCGTCTTCGAACTTTAGTCAAATGAGAGCAGCAGCCGTTCAAGCTGCAACTGATCTTTATGGAAGTGGCAGCTCGGAAGTACAGTCAGTAAAACAAGCATTTAATGCCGTTGGCGTTCAATAA
- a CDS encoding SDR family oxidoreductase, giving the protein MAIFKEDALKQEHVLITGATGGIGFETAKAAVQAGATITITGRNKEKLETLKNECEKLVADAKITVLPADLNNEQDRATLIENAIKERGTITGLVNSAGIGGGDTLDQLQEEDLRKVMELNYFSTVLLTQLVYSKMRDDKKKGSIVNLSSLSGLRGTFGNTAYSASKFAITGFTQSFAHEAIRDGIRVNAVCPGFVDTEMGRNSIESKGKRENKSFEEELKAVEEAMPSGRITQPEEVANSIIYLLSNASENIIGESLKISGGSVMR; this is encoded by the coding sequence ATGGCGATTTTTAAAGAAGATGCACTAAAGCAAGAGCACGTGTTGATCACTGGAGCGACTGGTGGTATTGGATTTGAAACGGCAAAAGCCGCTGTTCAAGCCGGGGCTACCATTACGATTACAGGAAGAAATAAAGAGAAATTAGAGACGTTAAAGAATGAGTGCGAAAAGCTAGTTGCGGATGCTAAAATTACCGTGCTTCCAGCAGACTTAAACAATGAGCAAGATCGTGCTACCTTGATCGAAAATGCGATAAAAGAAAGAGGAACGATTACAGGGTTAGTTAATTCAGCGGGAATTGGTGGCGGGGATACGCTCGATCAGTTACAAGAAGAAGACCTTCGTAAGGTGATGGAACTAAATTATTTCTCAACGGTTTTATTAACACAGCTCGTTTATAGTAAAATGCGGGATGATAAGAAAAAAGGTTCCATTGTGAACCTCTCTTCTCTGTCGGGGCTTCGAGGAACTTTTGGTAACACCGCCTATAGCGCTTCAAAGTTTGCCATTACCGGATTTACACAGTCATTTGCACATGAAGCGATTCGTGATGGAATTAGAGTGAACGCCGTCTGTCCCGGCTTCGTTGACACAGAAATGGGAAGAAATAGCATTGAGTCAAAAGGAAAAAGAGAAAATAAAAGCTTTGAAGAAGAATTAAAAGCAGTAGAAGAAGCAATGCCTTCAGGTAGAATCACACAACCCGAAGAAGTAGCGAACAGTATCATTTACCTCCTATCAAACGCATCTGAGAACATTATTGGAGAATCTTTAAAAATTTCAGGCGGAAGTGTAATGCGTTAA
- a CDS encoding GNAT family N-acetyltransferase — MNPILMEIETSLETERLLLRMPQPGDGKIVNEAIQTSIEELRPWLGFARVTPTPEETEINIREAHIKFLKRESLRFLVFLKETNEFVGSTGFHNIHWDVPKLEIGYWMATGHSGHGYMTEAVQKLTQYAHQSLDCRRVEIQCDRENARSRAIPERLGFLLEGTLKNDDLSIDGKKITDTCIYSSTI; from the coding sequence GTGAATCCGATATTAATGGAAATTGAAACGTCCCTTGAAACAGAACGATTGCTGTTAAGAATGCCCCAGCCTGGTGATGGGAAAATAGTAAATGAAGCGATTCAAACGTCTATTGAGGAACTAAGACCGTGGCTAGGCTTTGCGCGGGTAACACCTACTCCCGAGGAAACGGAAATTAATATAAGAGAAGCACACATCAAGTTCCTAAAGCGTGAAAGTTTGCGATTTCTTGTTTTTTTGAAAGAAACAAATGAGTTTGTAGGATCAACAGGTTTTCATAACATTCATTGGGATGTTCCGAAGCTTGAAATTGGGTATTGGATGGCGACAGGGCATAGTGGACATGGTTATATGACAGAGGCTGTTCAAAAGCTGACTCAATATGCTCATCAAAGCCTGGATTGTAGAAGAGTTGAAATTCAGTGTGATCGTGAGAATGCGCGGAGTCGAGCGATTCCTGAACGCTTGGGTTTTCTTCTTGAAGGAACGCTCAAAAATGACGACTTGTCCATTGATGGGAAGAAAATAACGGATACATGTATCTACTCGAGTACCATTTGA
- a CDS encoding DUF805 domain-containing protein — protein sequence MNWYLKVLKNYVNFQGRARRKEYWMFTLFNIIFSVVLTLIESLADITPFLTGIYSLFILLPGLAVTVRRLHDTGRSGWWVLIGLIPFIGSIVILVFTCLESEREENRFGPNPKAV from the coding sequence ATGAATTGGTATTTGAAAGTGTTGAAGAACTATGTGAACTTTCAAGGGAGAGCAAGGCGTAAAGAATATTGGATGTTTACTCTTTTTAACATCATTTTCTCAGTTGTCCTAACATTAATCGAATCGCTTGCTGATATTACTCCATTTCTAACAGGGATTTATTCTTTATTCATCCTTTTACCGGGCCTTGCTGTAACGGTTCGCAGATTGCATGATACAGGCCGAAGCGGCTGGTGGGTATTGATTGGACTCATTCCTTTTATTGGTAGTATTGTTATTCTTGTTTTCACTTGTCTTGAAAGTGAGCGAGAAGAAAATCGCTTCGGCCCAAATCCTAAAGCCGTTTAA
- a CDS encoding GNAT family protein — MKGKPLPVVTIRELSLSDTEDRYQWCLDTEVTKHLNMPEKYPPFTREETSSWIQLCISRKNGYEQRAIVTEEGKHIGWVDLKNIDQLNGHAELGIAIGDKRYWGQGYGLSAMKAMLRWGFTELKLNKIWLRVEVDNEKAIKSYKQSGFVEEGILREDRYREGHYVDRLRMSLLRREFI, encoded by the coding sequence ATGAAAGGAAAACCGTTGCCAGTTGTGACAATAAGAGAACTCTCTCTTTCGGATACAGAAGACCGCTATCAGTGGTGTCTCGATACTGAAGTGACAAAGCATCTGAATATGCCAGAAAAATATCCACCGTTTACCCGAGAAGAAACGAGCAGCTGGATTCAATTATGCATCAGTCGAAAAAACGGGTATGAGCAGCGAGCGATTGTAACTGAGGAAGGGAAGCACATAGGATGGGTTGATCTGAAAAATATTGATCAGCTAAATGGCCATGCCGAACTAGGGATTGCGATTGGAGATAAACGTTACTGGGGACAAGGATATGGCTTAAGTGCTATGAAAGCGATGCTTAGATGGGGCTTTACTGAATTGAAATTAAATAAGATTTGGCTCAGAGTGGAAGTGGATAATGAGAAAGCTATCAAGTCTTACAAGCAAAGCGGTTTTGTGGAAGAAGGCATATTGCGAGAAGATCGCTACCGAGAAGGGCATTACGTCGATCGACTTAGAATGAGTCTTTTAAGGAGAGAGTTTATTTAA
- a CDS encoding NUDIX domain-containing protein — MIDERVRIFDENTKPIGVVSRDEAHRVGHWHEVFQCWFVRREEGVKQVYLQLRSSLKKDFAGLYDITAAGHLMADESVKDGVREIEEELGVPVSYEELHPLLVMNASIKQGNFLDNEIANIFLFEYNQSFDTFDLQKEEVAGIVQADFEAFYDFWMGKQTALHVEGFWFNHDGERKNLNQKISKRHFVPHEPSYYEAIVKEMMKYFNQIEDR; from the coding sequence ATGATAGATGAGAGAGTAAGAATATTTGATGAAAATACAAAACCGATTGGAGTGGTTTCGCGAGATGAGGCACATCGAGTAGGGCACTGGCATGAGGTTTTTCAATGCTGGTTCGTTCGGAGAGAAGAAGGGGTTAAACAAGTGTATTTGCAGCTTCGAAGTTCTTTGAAAAAAGATTTTGCTGGTCTTTATGACATTACTGCTGCTGGTCACTTAATGGCAGATGAATCAGTTAAGGATGGAGTGCGAGAAATTGAGGAAGAACTTGGGGTTCCTGTTTCTTATGAAGAATTGCACCCCTTGCTTGTAATGAATGCATCGATCAAGCAAGGTAATTTTCTTGATAATGAAATCGCAAATATCTTTCTTTTTGAATACAATCAATCGTTTGATACATTTGATCTTCAAAAAGAAGAGGTCGCAGGAATTGTTCAGGCTGATTTTGAAGCGTTCTATGATTTCTGGATGGGAAAACAAACCGCCCTTCATGTAGAAGGGTTTTGGTTTAATCATGATGGAGAACGAAAAAACTTGAATCAAAAAATAAGTAAACGTCACTTTGTTCCTCATGAACCCTCTTATTATGAAGCGATTGTTAAAGAAATGATGAAATACTTCAATCAAATAGAGGATCGTTAA